Proteins co-encoded in one [Limnothrix rosea] IAM M-220 genomic window:
- a CDS encoding GumC family protein yields MRHPSFSSKDSRATTESQTADHYSVGNSPQVVSPLPAQEEEESGGNQVGEIIEMVKRRSLVIVGVAIVLIGNSAMKLSKVPTTYTGNFQLLVEPVNADLANLSNAGTGSSLDYETQLAILKSPALLLPVIEDLKPSYPSLGFGTLLGGLNIQQLGSTKIIEVSFASNNQAMTRAVLDYLAESYLEYSEETRQTFLQQGLRFVDEQRRFTQEKVDELQAQLQEFRQRNGFARPEDRSNQLTEQLGQLETEKLTIEQELASLEASLRNMQTEEGIQALLIEDEGYQEILGQIRAIDTELSLERSRFQEGNAVIQALKQRRENLLPLLQQRINETVEARMAAGSVQARVYNTRLQNIDQAKARISQEIQDLSALIREYNNIERQLSIAVQSLTDFLQSRQALQIEAAQSEIPWELVREPSAFGTPNDFMKALRTEIIKGIIAGLAVAFILDKIGGSVHTLSALQKKIKLPILGVLPFNQQVFLAQESSGKRKKRKRKILNRIKQRIIRLSQRLSSGASKMAIALFEEYDGTVEFFESLRVL; encoded by the coding sequence ATGCGGCATCCTTCTTTTTCATCCAAAGATTCTCGGGCTACAACAGAATCCCAGACTGCTGACCATTATTCTGTGGGAAATTCACCACAGGTTGTTAGCCCGTTGCCAGCCCAAGAAGAGGAAGAGTCCGGCGGTAATCAAGTCGGTGAAATCATTGAAATGGTAAAGCGGCGCTCCCTCGTCATTGTGGGTGTCGCAATAGTGCTGATCGGCAACTCCGCCATGAAGCTCAGCAAAGTGCCGACCACCTACACAGGTAATTTTCAACTTTTAGTTGAGCCCGTGAATGCAGACCTTGCCAATTTAAGTAACGCTGGCACAGGGAGCAGTCTTGACTACGAGACTCAATTAGCCATTCTCAAAAGTCCTGCCTTATTATTACCCGTCATTGAAGACTTAAAACCTTCATACCCTAGTTTGGGTTTTGGTACTTTATTAGGCGGATTAAATATCCAACAGCTTGGTAGCACTAAAATCATTGAGGTTTCTTTTGCGAGCAATAATCAAGCGATGACCCGCGCTGTACTTGATTATCTTGCCGAGAGCTACCTCGAATACAGTGAAGAAACACGTCAAACATTTCTGCAACAGGGTCTGCGTTTCGTTGATGAACAAAGACGCTTTACCCAAGAAAAAGTCGATGAATTGCAGGCTCAATTGCAAGAATTTCGCCAGAGAAACGGTTTTGCCCGTCCAGAAGATCGTTCCAATCAGCTGACAGAGCAATTGGGACAGCTAGAAACAGAAAAATTAACGATTGAGCAAGAATTAGCCAGTCTTGAGGCGAGTTTGCGTAATATGCAAACAGAAGAAGGTATTCAAGCTCTATTGATCGAAGATGAAGGATATCAGGAAATTTTAGGGCAGATACGGGCGATTGATACAGAGCTTAGTCTTGAACGGTCACGGTTTCAAGAAGGCAATGCCGTTATTCAAGCCCTCAAGCAACGACGGGAAAATTTACTGCCTTTGTTACAACAGCGGATCAATGAAACAGTCGAAGCACGTATGGCGGCAGGGTCTGTGCAAGCACGAGTTTACAACACGCGCTTACAAAATATTGATCAGGCGAAGGCGCGCATCAGCCAAGAAATTCAAGATTTATCTGCTTTAATTCGTGAATATAACAATATTGAGAGACAGCTAAGTATTGCTGTACAAAGTTTGACAGATTTTTTACAAAGTCGCCAAGCTCTCCAAATTGAAGCGGCCCAAAGTGAGATTCCCTGGGAATTGGTGAGGGAACCTTCTGCCTTTGGCACACCTAATGATTTCATGAAAGCTCTACGGACTGAAATCATCAAGGGCATCATCGCGGGTCTGGCTGTTGCTTTTATCTTGGATAAGATTGGTGGCAGTGTTCACACTCTCAGTGCACTCCAGAAAAAAATCAAGCTCCCCATTTTGGGTGTGTTGCCCTTTAATCAGCAGGTTTTTCTTGCTCAAGAGAGTAGCGGCAAAAGAAAAAAGCGCAAGCGCAAAATACTCAATCGCATCAAGCAGCGGATTATCCGGCTATCTCAACGGTTGTCTAGTGGTGCTAGTAAAATGGCGATCGCCCTCTTTGAAGAATATGATGGCACTGTCGAATTTTTCGAGTCATTAAGGGTTCTCTAA